The Staphylococcus sp. KG4-3 genome has a window encoding:
- a CDS encoding beta-class phenol-soluble modulin, translated as MAGLFEAIKETVQAGIAGDGAKLGTSIVSIVENGVGLVSKLFGF; from the coding sequence ATGGCAGGATTATTTGAAGCAATCAAAGAAACAGTACAAGCAGGTATCGCAGGAGACGGCGCTAAATTAGGAACAAGTATCGTAAGCATCGTGGAAAATGGTGTAGGTTTAGTATCAAAATTATTCGGATTCTAG
- a CDS encoding YjjG family noncanonical pyrimidine nucleotidase, whose translation MTIKNLLIDFDDTLVDFHDAETFAFDKLTKNYNLKTNKEDLEVFMKVNQAHWDAFQKNELTKDEVLSKRFEAYFKLHDLVIDGVEADFIFRDELANAPIKHFTNTVETLDTLKDNYDLYIVTNGVLETQERRIEKTNIGHWFKGVFVSEQTGYQKPMPEFFDYVFDKIGEEKRKESMIIGDSVTSDILGGKNAEIATCWFNPRKNVNETTIRPDYTISSLDEIVVHIQ comes from the coding sequence ATGACAATCAAAAACTTACTTATAGATTTTGATGATACATTAGTAGATTTTCATGATGCTGAAACTTTCGCATTTGATAAATTGACAAAAAATTATAACTTAAAAACAAATAAAGAAGATTTAGAAGTCTTCATGAAAGTTAACCAAGCGCACTGGGATGCATTTCAAAAAAATGAGCTTACTAAAGATGAAGTGTTAAGTAAAAGGTTTGAAGCGTACTTTAAATTACATGATTTAGTAATAGATGGCGTGGAAGCAGATTTTATATTTAGAGATGAGTTAGCCAATGCACCTATTAAACATTTTACAAATACGGTTGAAACACTAGATACTTTAAAAGATAATTATGATTTGTATATAGTCACTAATGGTGTTTTAGAAACACAGGAACGTAGAATTGAGAAAACTAACATCGGTCATTGGTTTAAAGGTGTGTTTGTATCAGAACAAACAGGATATCAAAAGCCAATGCCAGAGTTTTTTGATTATGTATTTGATAAAATTGGCGAAGAAAAACGTAAAGAATCAATGATTATTGGTGATTCAGTGACTTCCGATATATTAGGAGGCAAAAATGCTGAAATAGCAACTTGTTGGTTTAACCCTAGAAAAAATGTGAATGAGACAACAATAAGACCTGATTATACAATTTCTTCATTAGATGAAATTGTGGTTCATATTCAATAA